Genomic DNA from Streptomyces sp. NBC_01571:
ACATGAGCCGCCGCACGTTCGACCGCCGCTTCCGCTCGCTGACGGGGAGCGCGCCGCTGCAGTGGCTGATCACCCAGCGCGTGCTGCAGGCGCAGCGGCTGCTTGAGACGTCCGACTACTCGGTCGACGAGGTCGCCGGACGCTGCGGCTTCCGCTCGCCGGTCGCGCTGCGCGGACACTTCCGGCGCCAGCTCGGCTCGTCCCCGGCCGCCTACCGGGCGGCGTACCGGGCACGTCGGCCGCAGTCCGAGCGGCCGTCGGACCCGGACGGTCCCGTGGGCTCGGCCGGGCAGTCCCCGGTCCTGGCCCAGGAGAGCCCGGTCCCGCCGCAGACCCGTCGTACGGCGGCCGCCGGTGCCCTGAGCCCGGCCTCGCTGTCGACCGCGACGGATCCGGGCAAACCGGGCGCGGAGCTGTACGCGGCGGGGCGGCCGAGCCTGCCGGGGCAGCGCAGCGCGCCCTAGCGTTCGGGCGCCGTGGCGCCCCGGCGCCCCGGCGCCGTGACGACGTCACACCGCCCGTGCCGCGAACGGCCCGGGGCCCTCGGGTCCCGGGCCGTCGCCGTGTGCGCGGGCGCCCGGGACCCGAGGGCCCCGGGCCATCGCCGTCCCGGGCCTGCCCGTGCGCCGGGGCGCGCCGTAGGGTTGGGGCCATGAACGATCGCATGGTGTGGATCGACTGCGAGATGACCGGGCTCTCGCTGTCGGAGGACGCACTCATCGAGGTGGCCGCGCTGGTCACCGACTCGGAGCTGAACGTGCTCGGCGAAGGGGTGGACATCGTGATCCGCCCGCCGGACGCGGCCCTGGAGACGATGCCGGACGTGGTGCGCCAGATGCACACGGCCTCCGGCCTCCTCTCCGAACTCGCCGACGGCACCACCCTGGCCGACGCCGAGGAACAGGTCCTCTCCTACGTGCGTGAGCACGTCAAGGAGCCGGGCAAGGCCCCGCTGTGCGGGAACTCGGTCGGCACGGACCGGGGTTTCCTGCTCCGCGACATGGCCACGCTGGAGGGCTATCTCCACTACCGCATCGTGGACGTCTCCTCCGTCAAGGAGCTGGCCCGCCGCTGGTACCCGCGGGCGTACTTCAACAGCCCGGACAAGAACGGCAACCACCGCGCCCTCGCCGACATCCGCGAATCCATCGCCGAACTCCGCTACTACCGCGAGGCGATCTTCGTCCCGCAGCCCGGCCCCGACTCGGAGACCGCCCGCACCATCGCGGCGAAGCACGTACTGCCCGTGGAATGACGCGTGTCCGGGGTCCCGGCGGACCCCGGACAAAAGGCGGGCGCGAGCACCCCTCCGGACCCTGTACACTTTTTCTCGGCCGGTCAGGGAAACCAGAACCGGACATGGTGGGTGTAGCTCAGCTGGTAGAGCACCTGGTTGTGGTCCAGGATGCCGCGGGTTCAAGTCCCGTCACTCACCCTGATGACCGAGGCCCGGTCCGCGCAAGCGGACCGGGCCTCGGTCATGTGCGGATCCTGGTCGAGTCCAGTGTCCGGTGCCCGGTCGTACGCGGGAGGGTCCGCCCTTAGGCTCACCGCGTGCCCCTCCACACCGAAACCCTCCGCACCGCCCGCCTCGACCTGCTCCCCCTGCGCGTCGAACACGCCGAGGAGATGGCCGCGGTACTGGCCGACCCGGAGCTGCACACGTTCACCGGTGGCGAGCCCGACACCCCCGAGTCCCTGCGTTCACGCTATGAGCGTCTGGTCGCGGGCTCCCCCGATCCCGCCGTCCTCTGGTGCAACTGGGTGCTGCGGCTGCGCGAGGCCGCGGAGGACGGGGGCTACGGAGACGACGGAGGCCGCCTGGTGGGGACCGTTCAGGCGACGGTCGGCGCGGACACCGCGGAGGTCGCCTGGGTGGTAGGCACCCGCCGGCAGGGGCGCGGGTTCGCCGGGGAGGCGGCGCGGGCGCTGGTCGCCCGGCTCGGCGAGGAGCCGGGCGTCCGAACGGTCGTCGCCCATGTCCACCCGGACCACCGGGCGTCCGCGGCCGTCGCCGCGGCGGCCGGGCTGACCCCCACCGGCATCCTCCACGAGGGCGAAGTCCGCTGGCAGCGAGCGGTACGGCCCTGAGGAGACCGATGCCGGGGGGCCGCCCGCCCGGCATCGGACGCCTGAATCCGGGCTGCTGATTCCGGGCTCCTGGGTCCGGGCGCCCGCCCTCGGAGAGCCGACCTCGAACAACCGGCCTCGGACAGTCCGCCTCAGGCAGCCGATCTCAGGCGACCGGCGCGGTGTCGGCCGCCCGCCACGCCTCGGCGAAACGGTGGACGTTCTCGAAGCGCTCCCCGGGATCGGTCCGGGTGGCACGGACGATGACCGTCTGCTGGGCCGGAGTGCCCCGCCAGGCGCGCTCCTCGTCGCCCGCGTCCAGCAGGAGCCGGGCGGCACGGCCCAGCGTGAACACGGTCGTCCGGGTGTCGATCACCGCCCCGCGCACCCACTCCTCGGGAGCCATGAACCGCCGGGAGCCCGGCAGTCGTTCGTCCTCGACCACGAACGGACCCGGCCGGTACTCGTCGAGGTCGACCAGATGGGCGACGTCGCGGTCGAAGTCGTACAGCAGCGCACCGTCGTAGAAGTCCACGGCGACCTGGCCGGCGGCCTCCACCGCGAGGTGGGCGTCCAGGACCCGGTCGAAGGCGCGCAGGACCGCGTCGGCCGGCAGGGCCCGGAAGCGTGCCATCGCACTGGCCGGGTCCGTACGGTCGCGCACCCCGTCCACCTCCGCGGGGTAGAGCACCTCGCCCTCCCGCCAGGGCATCACCACCGCCCAGCCGCCGTCCTGCAGGGCGATGCGGTGCACCTGCGGGACGATCGCCCGGTGCCGAACCGACCGGTGGAAGGCCCAGCCGCGCTCCAGCGAGCGCCGGCCGTGATCCGTGACCGCCTCCTTGAGGAACCACCGGCCGCCGTCGAGCAGTCTCACCCCGTACGACACGCACCCCGAGTCCTGCTCGCGGAACGTCCGGAACACCTCGCCCACCCGGCCCAGATAGGGCTCCACGGCGGGCACTTCATCGACTCCCAGCAAGGGATGCAGGACCATACCCGCCAGACTGCCCTACGGAACTCTTCCCGTGCGGCAACAGCGGCAACAGCGGCGGGGCGGCTCGGCCGTCAGCGGTACAGGGCGGTGACGGGACCGAGCGGCGGCAGCAGTGGGGGCGGGGCGCCGGCACGCGGCAGGACGGTCGCGTGCGCCCGAGCGGTCGCGTGCGCCGGAGCGGTCGTGCGCCCGAGCCTTGGCTTGCCCTGTCAGGACGACGCCCGCGCCACCAGCTCGGTGGGCAGCACGACCTGACGCTTCTCCAGCTCCCGTGACACCGCCGGGCGACGGTCCGCGATCTCCCCGAGCAGCAGGTCGATCATCGCCCGGCCCATCTCCTCTATCGGCTGGCGCACGCTCGTCAGGGGCGGATCCATGTGGCGGGCGATGGCGGAGTCGTCGTACCCGACGAGGGCCACGTCGTCCGGTATACGACGGCCCGCCTCGCGCAGGACCTGGCGGGCGCCGGCCGCCATCACGTCCGAGCCCGCGAAGACGGCGTCCAGATCGGGGCAGCGGGCCAGCAGTTCGGTCATCGCCCGCCGCCCGCCCTCCTCCGTGAAGTCGCCGGCGACGATGAGGTCGTCGTCCACCGGACGGCCCGCGGCACGCAGACCCTCGCGGTAGCCGTCGACACGACGCTGGGCACCGAAGACGTCGAGGCGGCCCGCGAGGTGGACGATCCTGCGGCGCCCCCGGGCGACCAGGTGCTCGACGGCGAGGCGCCCCCCGCCGTAGTTGTCGGAGTCCACGGACGGCAGCGTCTCGTCCGCCGAGCGCCGGCCGCTGATCACCGCCGGGATCTCCAGCTGGGAGAGCAGGTCGGGCAGCGGGTCGTCCGCGTGCACCGAGACCAGCAGGACACCGTCCACTCGGTGCGCCGCCAGGTACTGGGCCAGGCGCTGCCGCTCCCGGTCGCTGCCCGCGAAGATCAGCAGCAGCTGCATCTCGGTGTCGGAGAGCTCCGCACCGACGCCCCGGAGCATGTCCGAGAAGTACGGTTCCGCGAAGAACCGGGTCTCCGGCTCGGGGACGACGAGCGCGATCGCGTCCGTGCGGTTGGCGGCGAGGGCGCGTGCCGCCGTGTTCGGGACATAACCGAGCTCCGCCACCGCGGCCTCGACCGCGGCACGGGTCGTGTCGCTGACCCGCGGGGAACCGTTGATCACCCGGGACACCGTGCCGCGGCCCACACCGGCGCGCGCGGCGACCTCCTCGAGGGTCGGCCGCCCGCCGCTCCGGCCCCGCGCTCCGTGGCCTGCCATGGTCCGCCTCCCGTCGACGCCGCGCTTCTGAGCGGCTGGCCTGGAATCTAACAGTCCCGTTCATGGACAGGGGCCCGGCCGTGGTGGCAACCTCGCCGGGGCTGCTGGTGCCGGCCTCGCCGGCCGGCCCCGGGAAGTCACCTCGGCACGACCCGCTCCACCCGTCCCCCCACCCTCTTGCGCCCCGCCCCTCGGAGTTAGTTAACAGGCCGATAACTGAACGCGGCTCTCCGTGTCCGCTCCCTTGACACCCCCGCGTGAACCGACGACTCTTCAACACATCACCTGTGGGAGCGCTCCCACGGTACCTGACACCTACACATCCCGCACGTTCCCCGCCCGAGCCGCAGCGAGAAAAACGGGCCCAACAATGCAGTTGGCCGGGGGGTCGGCACGTCAGGCAACAGGAGGACGCAATGCGCACGAGTACCCGCCGGTCCCGCAGGCTGGGGGCCCTCGCGGCCGTCGCCGCGCTGACCACAGGGCTGCTGGCCGGCTGCGCCAACGACTCGAACGACGGCTCGTCGGCCTCGGGCGACGGCGGTGGTGGCGGCAAGGGCAAGACCACGCTGACCATCGGTACCTTCGGCGTCTTCGGCTACAAGCAGGCCGGTCTCTACGACGAGTACATGAAGCTGCACCCGGACATCTCGATCAAGGAGAACGTCACCACCCGCACCGACGTGTACTGGCCCAAGACGCTCACCCGTCTCCAGGCCGGCTCCGGCACCGACGACATCCAGGCGATAGAGGTCGGCAACATCACCGAGGCCGTCCAGACCCAGGCCGACAAGTTCGTCGACCTCGGCAAGGAGGTCGACAAGTCGCAGTGGCTGGACTGGAAGACCGCCCAGGCCACCACCAAGGACGGCAAGACCATCGGGCTCGGTACGGACATCGGCCCGATGGCGATCTGCTACCGCAAGGACCTCTTCGAGAAGGCCGGTCTGGAGACCGACCGCACCAAGCTCGCCGCGCAGTGGAAGGGCGACTGGGCCAAGTACGTCGACCTCGGCAAGCAGTACATGAAGAAGGCGCCGAGCGGCACCAAGTTCGTGGACTCCGCCTCCTCGGTCTACAACGCGGCGCTCGGGGGCGAGAGCGAGCGGTACTACGACAAGGACGGCAACGTCATCTGGGACAAGTCCACGGGCGTGAAGAAGTCCTGGAACGCCGCGATGACGGTGGCGACCAGCAACATGTCGGCGAAGCTGAAGCAGTTCGACCCGACGTGGGACCAGGGCTTCGCCAAGGGTTCGTTCGCGACGGTGGCCTGCCCCGCCTGGATGATGGGCTACATCCAGGAGAAGTCCGGTGACGCCGGCAAGGGCAAGTGGGACGTGGCGGCAGCGCCGACCGCGGCCAACTGGGGCGGTTCGTTCATCGGTGTCCCGACGGCGGGCAAGCACCAGAAGGAGGCCATCGCGCTGGCCAAGTGGCTGACCGCGCCGGAGCAGCAGGCGAAGGTCTTCGCCAAGCAGGCCAGCTTCCCGTCGACGCCCGCGGCCTACGACAGCCTGAAGCCGGCAGCGGCGACGACGTCGTACTTCTCGGACGCGCCGATCACGCAGATCTTCGCCGACTCGGCGAAGACCATCCCCGTCCAGAACTTCGGCACCAAGGACCAGCCGATCGGCACCGCGATCACCGACGTCGGCATCCTCCAGGTCGAGCAGAAGGGCAAGTCCCCCGACCAGGGCTGGAACGCGGCGAAGGCTGAGATCAAGGACGTGCTCGGCCAGTGACCAGCTCCAAGCAGGCTCTCGCGCATCCCGCGACGAGCGCCGACGCCGCGCCCGGCTCTCAGCCGGGCGCGGCCCGGGGCGCTCGGGGTCGCGGTACGCCGCCGCCGGACCCGGGTTCCTGGCGCAGCCGGCTGTACCGCTGGGACATGAAGGCGTCGCCCTACGCGTTCATCGCCCCCTTCTTCGTCATCTTCGGGGCCTTCGGGCTCGTGCCGCTCCTGTACACGGCCTGGTACTCGCTGCACAACGTGCAGCTGTCCGGCCTGGACCACCAGACCTGGGCCGGCCTGGACAACTACAAGAACCTGCTGTCCTCGGAGTTCTTCTGGAACGCCCTGGAGAACACCTTCACCATCGGTGTGATCTCCACGGTGCCGCAGCTGGTCATGGCGCTCGGGATCGCCCACCTGCTCAACTACCGGCTGCGCGGCTCGACCGTGTGGCGGGTCGTGATGCTCACCCCGTACGCCACCTCGGTGGCGGCGGCGACGCTGGTCTTCACGCTGCTGTACTCGTGGGACGGCGGCATGATCAACTGGCTGCTGCACTTCGTCGGGGTCCACCCGATCAACTGGCGCGAGTCGGACTGGGGTTCGCAGTTCGCCGTCTCCTCGATCGTGATCTGGAGGTGGACCGGCTACAACGCGCTGATCTACCTCGCGGCGATGCAGGCGATCCCCACCGACCTGTACGAGTCGGCGGCTCTCGACGGCGCGGGCCGCTGGCAGCAGTTCCGCCACGTGACGGTCCCGATGCTGCGGCCGACGATCCTGTTCACCGTGGTCGTCTCCACCATCGGCGCGACGCAACTCTTCGGTGAACCGCTCCTGTTCGGCGGGGTCAGCGGCTCGAAGGGCGGCTCCGCGCACCAGTACCAGACGCTCGGCCTGTACATGTACGACCAGGGCTGGGGCATCGGCAACCTCGGCAAGGCGTCAGCGATCGCATGGACGATGTTCCTGATCCTGCTGATCGTCGCCGCGATCAACCTGCTGGTCACCCGACGGCTGAGGAAATCCCAATGACCACCACTGAACTGACTGTCCCCCAGCCGGCGGCGCAGGACTCCCGGGACGACCGGGGCCCCGGACGCCGCCGGGTGCTGGGCGCGGGCAAGCAGCTGCACGCGGGGCCGGTCACCTATGTCGTCCTGGCCGTCTTCGCGCTGGTCTCGCTGGCTCCGCTGGTCTGGACGGCCATCGCGGCCTCCCGCAACAACGAGCGGCTTGCGCAGACACCGCCGCCGCTGTGGTTCGGCGGCAACCTGTTCAAGAACCTCCAGGCCGCGTGGGAACAGGCCGGGCTCGGCACCGCGATGCTCAACTCCACGATCGTCGCCGGGACCATCACCGTCGGTACGGTCGTCTTCTCCACGCTCGCCGGGTTCGCCTTCGCCAAGCTGCGGTTCAGGTTCTCCAGCACCCTGCTGCTGCTGACCATCGGCACGATGATGATCCCGCCGCAGCTGGCCGTCGTACCGCTGTACCTGTGGATGAGCGACCTCGGCTGGTCCAACCAGTTGCAGACGGTCATCCTGCCCACCCTGGTGAGTGCCTTCGGCACGTTCTTCATGCGGCAGTACCTGGTCCAGGCGCTGCCCACCGAGCTGATCGAGGCGGCGCGGGTCGACGGCGCGAGCAGTCTGCGGGTCGTCTGGCACGTCGTCTTCCCGGCGGCGCGGCCGGCGATGGCGGTCCTCGGTCTGCTGACCTTCGTGATGGCCTGGAACGACTTCCTGTGGCCGATCATCGCCCTCAACCAGCAGAACCCCACCGTGCAGGTCGCCCTCAACTCGCTGGGCACCGGTTACGTACCCGACCAGGCCGTGATCATGGCGGGCGCGCTGCTCGGCACGCTGCCGCTGCTCATCGCCTTCCTGCTGTTCGGAAAGCAGATCGTGGGCGGCATCATGCAGGGCGCGATCAAGGGCTGACCCGTCGCACCGCCGCCCGTGGGGGCCGGGTCACCGCCGCCCCGGCCCCATCGCCCCTTTCCCTCTCCCCTTCTTCTCCCCCTTCTCCCCCTTCTCCCCCTTCTCCCCCTTCTCCCCCCTTCTCCTCATTACCGTCGTTCGCCACGACCTCCTATGGGAGCGCTTCCATGCCTGAACCCGCATCGCCCGTGTCCTTTCCCCCCGCGTTCCTCTGGGGCGCGGCGACCTCCGCGTACCAGATCGAGGGGGCGGTACGGGAGGACGGCCGCACGCCCTCCATCTGGGACACCTTCAGTCACACGCCCGGAAAGACGGCCGGCGGCGAGACCGGTGACATCGCTGTCGACCACTACCACCGCTTCCGCGACGACGTGGCCCTGATGGCGGAGCTGGGCCTGTCCGCGTACCGCTTCTCGGTCTCCTGGTCCCGGGTGCAGCCGACGGGGCGCGGACCGGCGGTCCAGCGGGGTCTGGACTTCTACCGCAACCTGGTCGACGAGCTGCTGGCCCACGACATCAAGCCGGCCATCACCCTCTACCACTGGGACCTCCCCCAGGAGCTGGAGGACGCGGGCGGCTGGCCCGAGCGCGACACGGCGCTGCGCTTCGCCGACTACGCCCAGATCGTGGGCGAGGCGCTCGGCGACCGGGTGGAGCAGTGGATCACCCTGAACGAGCCGTGGTGCAGCGCGTTCCTGGGCTACGGCTCCGGCGTGCACGCGCCGGGCCGCACGGACGCGGCGGCGTCGCTGAAGGCCGCCCATCACCTCAACCTGGCGCACGGCCTGGGCGCGAAGGCGCTGAGGTCGGTGATGCCGGCCCGCAACTCGGTCGCGGTGAGCCTCAACTCCTCCGTCGTCAGGCCGCTTTCGCAGAGCCCCGCGGATCTCGCGGCGGTCCGGCGCATCGACAACCTGGCCAACGGTGTCTTCCACGGCCCGATGCTGCACGGCGCCTACCCGGAGGGCCTGTTCGAGGAGACGTCCGCGATCACGGACTGGTCGTACGTCCTGGACGGCGACCTGGCGGTGATCAAGCAGCCGCTCGACGCGCTGGGGCTGAACTACTACACCCCGACGCTGGTGTCGGCGGCGGACGCGACCGCGTCCGGTCCCCGGGCGGACGGTCACGGGGCGAGCGCGTACACGCCGTGGCCGGGCGCCGACGACGTGATGTTCCACCAGACTCCGGGCGAACGGACGGAGATGGGCTGGACGATCGACCCGACGGGCCTGCACGACCTGATCACGCGCTACACGCGGGAGGCGCCCGGTCTGCCGCTGTACATCACCGAGAACGGCGCCGCGTACGACGACAAGCCGGACCCGGAGGGGCGTGTCCACGACCCCGAGCGCATCGCCTACCTGCACGGCCACCTGTCGGCGGTCCGCCGCGCCATCGCCGACGGCGCGGACGTCCGCGGGTACTACCTCTGGTCCCTGATGGACAACTTCGAGTGGGCGTACGGCTACGGCAAGCGCTTCGGCGCGGTGTACGTCGACTACGCGACCCTGGCCCGTACGCCGAAGTCGAGCGCCCGCTGGTACAGCCGGGCGGCCCGGACGGGGACGCTGCCTCCGGTGACGGACGCGGCCGAGTAGGTCACATTCCGGGAGACCGGGGCGGGGGGTGTCGGGGGGCGGGGCGCGGCGTCCGGAAAGGGGGCCGCGCCCCGGCCGGATGGGGGGTGGTCCCGGCCGGGACGCTCTTCCCGTGGGGGAGGACTCGGTGGCTGCCGGGCCTACTTGTAGGCGCCGAGGGCCTTCGAGAACGCCCCCGCGCCCTGGACGACCGAGCTGCACGTCGCGTCCGCGGAGTTCTTGGCGCCGCCCGGGCACTGCTTGTCGCGGCTCGCGGACCACATGGAGAGCCAGCCGAGCCCCTTGGACCTGGCGAACGCCACCAGCTGGGCGGCGTCGTCGACCTTGAAGATCTCGGACGCCACGTCGTTGACGCCGATCATCGGGGTGACGGCCACGGTCTTCCAGGCCGCGCTGTCGGAGAGTCCGAGGACGCTCTTGACCTGGGCCTGCGTGGCGGTGGCGGCCTGCTCGGCGTAGGTGCCCATGTCACCGCTGTACGCGGGGCCGTAGTCCATCGCCATGATGTTGACGGCGGAGATCTTCACGCCGTTCGACCTGGCGTCGGTCAGGAGGTTCACGCCGTCCTGGGTGAGGCCCTCGGGCATGACGGGGAGCGTGAAGGACACGTCCAGGCCCGGGTGCTGCTGCTGGAGCTTCGCGATGGCCTTCGCGCGATTCGTGTTCGCCGTGGTGTTCGGCAGCGCGCCGCCCTCGACGTCGAAGTCGACCTTCGTCAGCTTGTACGCGTCGACGGCCTTCCCGTACGCCGTCGCCAGCGCGTCCGCCGACGAACAGGTCGTCGCCAGCTCCGAGCCGGAGGCGCCGCCGAAGGAGACGCGGACGTCGCCGCCCTTCGCCCGCAGCGCGCCGATCTGCGCGGCCACCGCGTCACTGGCGAGGTCGCTCACCCCACCCCACTTGGGCGTACAGCCGCCGCCGTCGGTGATGAAGGCGAGGTTGTAGTTCTTGACCCCGGTGGCCGTCGCGCTGCCGACCAGGTCGAAGGCCGGGTAGAGGGAGGTGTCGACGTAGGGCGCGAAGCCCGCGCCGGTGATGGTGCCGCTGCCGGTGCTCGCCGAGGGGGAGGGCGTGGGGGTGGCCGGGGTGGAAGCCGGGGTGGTCGGGGTGGTGCTGCGGGAGGCGGTCGGGGTGGGCTTCGGCGTGGTCGTGGGGGTGGCCGACCGCGTGGGGCGACCGCTCGGTTCCGGGGTCGCGCCGTCGTCCACCGAGCACTTGGCGCCGTCGATGACACAGCTCTTCGGGTCCGCGGTGCCGTTCACGACGAAGCCGACGGTGACCGACTCGCCGGCCGCCAGGCCGTCCTTGTCCCAGGACGGGGGCTTCACCGTGACGTGGCTTCCGCTCACGCCGGCCTCGCCGTTCCACAGCGAGCCGAGCCGGGTGCCGGAGGGCAGGTCGAACTCCAGTGTCCAGTCGCTCTTCGCCTGGCCGGTGTCGTTCGTGATGACGTACTGCGCGGTGTAACCCGTCGACCAGTCACTGGTCTTGGTGTACGCGGCGCCGACACCGGCGGCGAGCGCGGTGCCGGAGAACAGGAAGGCGCCGCCGCCGACCAAGGCAGCCGCGACGACGCCGCCTATCGCCTTGTTCCTGCCACTGACCTTGCGCCGGTGCGTACTGCTCATCGCGTGCCTGCCTTCGCGGTTTCACGGGAGTTCGCTGGGGATTCCCAGGGGGTGCGGGCAGCACGCTAGCGATCCGGAATCGGGCAAACCGCTTCATCCGGACGGAGGCCTGCGCTCTTAGGGTGCGCTTAAGGAAGGCATCGGGGACGGTTAAAGGTCGAGACCAGTTCAGGGCCGCGTTCAGGGCCGCGGACCGGCTGGGATCGGCCTCGGCTCAGCTCGCGCCGACGCTGTGCCTGCGTCGCCGTACGGATCCCCGGTGCCCGCGCCGCACCGGCGCCCGCCCGTCCAGCTGGATCCATATCCGCACCTCGGTGCCTCCCAGCACCGACGAACCCAGCCGAACGTCCCCGCCCGTCGACTCCGCGAGCCGCCGCACGATGTCCAGCCCGAGTCCGGTCGAGCCGTCGCTGCCCGAGCCCCGTCCGCGCGCCATCGCCGTCTCCGGGTCCACGATCCCCGGTCCCGCGTCCGACACCAGCACGATCACCGCGTCGTCGCCGTTGTGCACGTCGACCGCGAAGGCCGTGCCCTCGGGGGTGTGCCGGAAGACGTTGCCGAGGAGCGCGTCGAGCGCGGCCACCAGGTCGGCCCGCGCGACCGGTATGCGGACCGGACGGTCCACGCCCGCGACCCGCACCTTGCGGCCCTCGTCCTCGGCGAGCGCCGACCAGAAGTCCATCCGCTCGCGGACCACCTCGGACGCGTCGCACCCGGCCCCGACGCCCAGTGCGATCGTCTGCGGCTTGGCCTCCCGCGCCGTCCGGATGATCGTGTCGACCTCCCGCTCCAGTTGTGCCACGGCCGCCCGGGTCTGTTCGGCGGCCGGTCCGTCGCCGAGCGAGGCCGTGTTCAGCCGCAGTACGGTCAGCGGGGTGCGCAGGCGGTGCGAGAGATCCGCCGCCAGCTCCCGCTCGTTCGCCAGGAGTTGGACGACCTGGTCGGCCATCGAGTTGAACGCGACGGCCGCCAGCCGCAGTTCGGTTGGTCCTTCCTCGGGGACCCGTGCTCCGAGCTTGCCCTCCCCCAGTTCGTGCGCGCCCTCGACCAGCCGCTGGGCAGGCTGGACCATGCGTACGCCCAGCCGGTCGGCGACCGCGACCGAGCCGACGATGAGCGCGACGCCGACCGCGGCGAGCACCGCCCAGGCCGTCCCCACGCCGTTGCTGACCTCGGACTCGGGGACGTACACCTCGACGACCGCGATCTCGCCGGAGCTCAGCGCGGTGGGCTGGAGCAGGGTGGAGCCGCCGGGGACCTCGGTGGTGGAGGCCCGGCCCAGTCCGCGGGTGGTCGCGATGTCCTTGGCGGCGGCGCGCTGCCGGCCGATGTCGACCGCCTTGGCGCCGTCGCTCGCCGGTATGTGCACGGCCATGCCGTCGTCGGAACCGGCGGAGGCGACGACCCGCTCCAGCTGGTCCCGGTCGGTGGTGATGGAGAGCGCGGGCGCGACGGCCGCGGCCTCCCGTTCGGCGTTCGAGAACGCGCGGTCCCGGGCCATCTCCTTGATGACGAGTCCGAGCGGCACCGCGAAGGCCACCACGACCATCGTGGTCACCGCCACGCACACCTTGACCAGTGCCCACCTCACAGCGGCGGCTCCGCTCGCGGGAACTCCGTCCGCGGTGGCTCCAGCTTCACGCCGACACCGCGCAGGGTGTGCAGATAGCGCGGCCTCGCCGCCGTCTCGCCCAGCTTCCGCCGCAGCCAGGACAGATGGACGTCGATGGTCTGGTCGTCCCCGTACGACTGCTGCCACACCTCGGCGAGCAGCTCCTTGCGGGCCACGACGACACCGGGCCGGCCGGCCAGGAAGGCGAGCAGGTCGAACTCGCGCCGGGTGAGGTCCAGTCGGACGCCGTCCAGCTCTGCCCGGCGG
This window encodes:
- a CDS encoding GH1 family beta-glucosidase, which gives rise to MPEPASPVSFPPAFLWGAATSAYQIEGAVREDGRTPSIWDTFSHTPGKTAGGETGDIAVDHYHRFRDDVALMAELGLSAYRFSVSWSRVQPTGRGPAVQRGLDFYRNLVDELLAHDIKPAITLYHWDLPQELEDAGGWPERDTALRFADYAQIVGEALGDRVEQWITLNEPWCSAFLGYGSGVHAPGRTDAAASLKAAHHLNLAHGLGAKALRSVMPARNSVAVSLNSSVVRPLSQSPADLAAVRRIDNLANGVFHGPMLHGAYPEGLFEETSAITDWSYVLDGDLAVIKQPLDALGLNYYTPTLVSAADATASGPRADGHGASAYTPWPGADDVMFHQTPGERTEMGWTIDPTGLHDLITRYTREAPGLPLYITENGAAYDDKPDPEGRVHDPERIAYLHGHLSAVRRAIADGADVRGYYLWSLMDNFEWAYGYGKRFGAVYVDYATLARTPKSSARWYSRAARTGTLPPVTDAAE
- a CDS encoding cellulose binding domain-containing protein: MSSTHRRKVSGRNKAIGGVVAAALVGGGAFLFSGTALAAGVGAAYTKTSDWSTGYTAQYVITNDTGQAKSDWTLEFDLPSGTRLGSLWNGEAGVSGSHVTVKPPSWDKDGLAAGESVTVGFVVNGTADPKSCVIDGAKCSVDDGATPEPSGRPTRSATPTTTPKPTPTASRSTTPTTPASTPATPTPSPSASTGSGTITGAGFAPYVDTSLYPAFDLVGSATATGVKNYNLAFITDGGGCTPKWGGVSDLASDAVAAQIGALRAKGGDVRVSFGGASGSELATTCSSADALATAYGKAVDAYKLTKVDFDVEGGALPNTTANTNRAKAIAKLQQQHPGLDVSFTLPVMPEGLTQDGVNLLTDARSNGVKISAVNIMAMDYGPAYSGDMGTYAEQAATATQAQVKSVLGLSDSAAWKTVAVTPMIGVNDVASEIFKVDDAAQLVAFARSKGLGWLSMWSASRDKQCPGGAKNSADATCSSVVQGAGAFSKALGAYK
- a CDS encoding HAMP domain-containing sensor histidine kinase, encoding MRWALVKVCVAVTTMVVVAFAVPLGLVIKEMARDRAFSNAEREAAAVAPALSITTDRDQLERVVASAGSDDGMAVHIPASDGAKAVDIGRQRAAAKDIATTRGLGRASTTEVPGGSTLLQPTALSSGEIAVVEVYVPESEVSNGVGTAWAVLAAVGVALIVGSVAVADRLGVRMVQPAQRLVEGAHELGEGKLGARVPEEGPTELRLAAVAFNSMADQVVQLLANERELAADLSHRLRTPLTVLRLNTASLGDGPAAEQTRAAVAQLEREVDTIIRTAREAKPQTIALGVGAGCDASEVVRERMDFWSALAEDEGRKVRVAGVDRPVRIPVARADLVAALDALLGNVFRHTPEGTAFAVDVHNGDDAVIVLVSDAGPGIVDPETAMARGRGSGSDGSTGLGLDIVRRLAESTGGDVRLGSSVLGGTEVRIWIQLDGRAPVRRGHRGSVRRRRHSVGAS